The Coregonus clupeaformis isolate EN_2021a chromosome 6, ASM2061545v1, whole genome shotgun sequence genome has a segment encoding these proteins:
- the LOC121567973 gene encoding reticulon-4 receptor-like 1 encodes MFKGGCGLEFLLVLCGLELSWSCPHHCICYTAPSTVSCQAHNFLSIPEGIPPHSERIFLQNNKIHRLLQGHFSPTTVTLWIYSNNITYIEPSTFHGFAQLEELDLGDNRHLRSLAADTFHGLGRLHALHLYRCGLSALPSNIFQGLRNLQYLYLQDNHLEFLQDDIFVDLHNLSHLFLHGNRLWSLHQNTFRGLGALDRLLLHHNQLQWVDRLAFHDLRRLTTLYLFNNSLTELSGECLALLPALEYLRLNDNPWECDCKALSLWDWLKRFRGSTSSVGCQAPAELAGKDLKQLHKEDFPNCSGSESLHQSKTWAGTDKVSLKKEPHPVPPPHSHPHRPHHNEAPHYPSPPSPLPHPPPSISGESLGSEGHPGVAPPQRPGRARNCTRQRVRGGKGKGQNEVHTLKEMADKEYSSPDFEGGKYDHTSPDATVTRRKNKCPPRTTVRPPSGVQQATNRAMFSQPLVHLNAILGALLPVTIAHILR; translated from the exons gctgcGGGCTAGAGTTCCTGCTGGTTCTCTGTGGTCTGGAGCTATCCTGGTCCTGCCCACACCACTGTATCTGCTACACCGCGCCCAGTACTGTCAGCTGCCAGGCACACAACTTCCTGTCCATCCCCGAAGGCATTCCCCCGCACAGCGAGCGCATCTTCCTGCAGAACAACAAGATCCACCGGCTGCTACAGGGCCACTTCAGCCCCACCACGGTCACACTGTGGATCTACTCCAACAACATCACCTACATCGAGCCCTCCACCTTCCACGGCTTCGCACAGCTGGAGGAGTTGGACCTGGGGGACAACCGTCACCTGCGCTCCCTGGCTGCAGACACCTTCCATGGGCTGGGCCGGCTCCATGCTCTGCACCTGTACCGCTGTGGGCTCAGTGCGCTGCCCAGTAACATCTTCCAGGGGCTACGCAACCTGCAGTATCTCTACCTACAG GATAATCACCTGGAGTTCCTGCAGGATGACATCTTTGTGGACCTCCACAACCTGAGCCACCTGTTCCTGCATGGGAACCGTCTGTGGTCGCTGCACCAGAACACCTTCCGGGGGCTGGGGGCCCTGGACCGCCTGCTGCTGCACCACAACCAGCTGCAGTGGGTGGACCGCCTGGCCTTCCACGACCTGCGTCGCCTCACCACCCTCTACCTGTTTAACAACTCACTGACTGAGCTGTCTGGAGAGTGCCTGGCACTGCTGCCTGCCCTGGAGTACCTGCGCCTCAACGACAACCCCTGGGAGTGTGACTGCAAGGCCCTGTCACTGTGGGACTGGCTCAAACGCTTCCGAGGTTCTACTTCGTCCGTAGGCTGTCAGGCCCCGGCTGAGCTGGCTGGGAAGGACCTCAAGCAGCTCCACAAGGAGGACTTCCCCAACTGCTCTGGCTCTGAGTCCCTGCACCAGAGCAAGACCTGGGCCGGGACTGATAAGGTGTCTCTGAAGAAGGAGCCACACCCGGTGCCACCGCCTCACTCCCACCCCCACCGCCCTCACCACAACGAGGCACCACACTACCCCTCACCGCCCTCGCCTCTGCCCCATCCGCCCCCGTCCATAAGCGGGGAGTCCCTGGGATCAGAGGGACATCCTGGGGTGGCGCCCCCTCAGAGGCCAGGCCGTGCTCGGAACTGTACCCGCCAGCGTGTCAGGGGAGGCAAGGGGAAGGGGCAGAACGAGGTGCATACCTTAAAGGAGATGGCCGATAAGGAATATTCCTCACCTGATTTTGAAGGGGGCAAATATGACCACACGTCTCCGGATGCTACCGTCACGCGGAGGAAGAATAAGTGCCCTCCCCGGACCACTGTTCGCCCACCTAGTGGGGTGCAACAAGCCACCAATAGGGCCATGTTCTCCCAGCCCTTAGTACATCTCAACGCCATACTGGGAGCTTTGTTGCCCGTGACCATTGCCCATATTCTCCGCTGA